The Pseudomonas orientalis genome contains a region encoding:
- the rpoE gene encoding RNA polymerase sigma factor RpoE, with translation MLTQEEDQQLVERVQRGDKRAFDLLVLKYQHKILGLIVRFVHDTHEAQDVAQEAFIKAYRALGNFRGDSAFYTWLYRIAINTAKNYLVSRGRRPPDSDVSSEDAEFYDGDHGLKDLESPERALLRDEIEGTVHRTIQQLPEDLRTALTLREFDGLSYEDIASVMQCPVGTVRSRIFRAREAIDKALQPLLQEN, from the coding sequence ATGCTAACCCAGGAAGAGGATCAGCAGCTGGTCGAACGCGTACAACGCGGCGATAAGCGCGCATTTGATCTGTTGGTGCTGAAATATCAGCACAAAATTCTCGGGTTGATCGTGCGGTTTGTGCACGACACCCATGAAGCGCAGGACGTTGCACAGGAAGCCTTTATCAAGGCATACCGTGCACTGGGCAATTTTCGCGGTGATAGCGCGTTTTATACGTGGCTGTACCGCATCGCCATCAACACGGCGAAGAACTATCTGGTGTCTCGCGGTCGCCGCCCACCAGACAGTGATGTCAGTTCAGAAGATGCTGAATTCTATGATGGTGATCACGGCCTCAAAGATCTCGAGTCGCCGGAGCGTGCTTTGCTGCGCGACGAGATCGAGGGAACCGTTCATCGAACGATTCAGCAACTGCCAGAAGATTTGCGTACGGCGTTAACTTTACGTGAATTCGATGGTCTGAGTTACGAAGACATTGCGAGCGTCATGCAATGTCCGGTGGGGACTGTAAGGTCACGGATTTTCCGGGCCCGGGAAGCCATCGACAAAGCCTTGCAACCGTTGTTGCAGGAAAACTAA
- a CDS encoding sigma-E factor negative regulatory protein, whose translation MSRDALQESLSAVMDNEADELELRRVLNAFDDAQTRDTWSRYQVARAVMHKDLLIPRLDIAAAVSAALADEAVPAKAARGPWRSLGRLAVAASVTVAVLAGVRLYNQDEIAGAELAQQTQQPVMAGPQVKGPAVLAGYKESSDTAGPMANGVLQGQAGWQDQRLPGYLRQHAQEAAGKNAESALPYARAASLENR comes from the coding sequence ATGAGTCGTGATGCCCTGCAGGAATCGCTGTCCGCAGTGATGGATAACGAAGCGGATGAACTGGAACTTCGTCGAGTGCTCAACGCATTTGATGATGCCCAAACCCGTGATACCTGGTCTCGTTACCAAGTCGCTCGGGCGGTGATGCACAAGGATCTTCTAATCCCTCGTCTGGATATTGCTGCGGCCGTTTCTGCCGCGTTGGCCGATGAAGCCGTTCCGGCAAAAGCTGCTCGTGGTCCATGGCGTAGCCTGGGTCGCCTGGCAGTCGCTGCTTCGGTGACCGTCGCCGTACTGGCCGGTGTTCGTCTGTACAACCAGGACGAAATCGCCGGTGCCGAGCTGGCCCAGCAGACTCAGCAACCGGTTATGGCCGGTCCGCAAGTCAAAGGCCCGGCAGTACTGGCTGGCTACAAGGAAAGCTCTGATACCGCTGGCCCTATGGCCAACGGTGTGCTTCAGGGGCAAGCCGGCTGGCAGGATCAGCGTCTACCCGGCTACCTGCGTCAACATGCGCAGGAAGCGGCTGGCAAGAATGCTGAAAGTGCCCTTCCATACGCTCGCGCAGCAAGCCTGGAAAACCGCTGA
- a CDS encoding MucB/RseB C-terminal domain-containing protein, whose amino-acid sequence MRAIPLLTLLLSSWFALPAHADDAQDWLTRLGRAEQQQSFQGTFIYERNGSFSTHDIWHLVQNGQVRERLLQLDGSAQEVVRVDGHAQCVSGTLVAGLGNSRDAASRSLDPQKLNQFYELAVIGKSRVAGRNAVVVSITPRDHYRYGFELHLDRDTALPLKSLLLSEQGRLLERFQFVRLNTSSAPTDRDLQPGSECTPVAPGRSKAAQTPASNTWHLDWLPPGFVLTGNTSRKDPQTKSTIDSLMYDDGLARFSVFLESTDGASVTETRTQLGPTVAVSRHLNTVDGEIMVTVVGEIPIGTAERIALSVRGEKTAAKP is encoded by the coding sequence ATGCGCGCCATACCGCTCCTTACGCTTTTGCTCAGTAGTTGGTTTGCACTACCCGCCCATGCCGATGACGCCCAAGACTGGCTGACTCGACTTGGGCGTGCAGAGCAGCAGCAAAGCTTTCAAGGTACGTTCATTTATGAGCGTAACGGCAGTTTTTCGACCCACGACATCTGGCATCTCGTCCAGAACGGTCAGGTCCGGGAGCGGCTATTGCAGCTCGATGGCTCTGCCCAGGAAGTCGTACGGGTGGACGGCCATGCCCAGTGCGTCAGCGGCACACTTGTGGCCGGCCTGGGGAATTCTCGTGACGCTGCGTCACGTTCGCTGGACCCGCAAAAACTCAATCAATTCTACGAACTGGCCGTGATCGGAAAATCTCGCGTGGCCGGTCGTAATGCCGTGGTTGTGTCCATCACCCCGCGTGACCATTATCGCTATGGTTTCGAGCTGCACCTGGATCGTGACACTGCATTACCCCTCAAGTCGTTGCTGCTCAGTGAGCAGGGGCGACTGTTGGAGCGCTTTCAGTTTGTTCGACTGAATACGTCCTCCGCCCCCACTGATCGTGATTTGCAGCCCGGCAGCGAATGCACGCCTGTTGCGCCTGGTCGAAGCAAGGCAGCGCAAACGCCCGCCTCCAACACGTGGCACCTGGATTGGTTGCCACCTGGCTTTGTGCTGACTGGGAATACATCTCGCAAAGACCCTCAGACCAAGTCCACCATCGACAGCTTGATGTACGACGATGGGCTCGCACGCTTTTCGGTGTTTCTGGAATCTACCGACGGTGCGAGCGTAACGGAGACCCGCACTCAGCTTGGACCTACGGTTGCAGTGTCCCGCCATCTAAATACGGTGGACGGCGAGATAATGGTGACGGTTGTAGGTGAAATCCCGATTGGCACCGCCGAGCGCATCGCATTGTCGGTTCGCGGTGAAAAGACCGCGGCCAAGCCTTGA
- a CDS encoding DegQ family serine endoprotease gives MSIPRLKSYLSIVATVLVLGQAVPAQAVELPDFTQLVEQASPAVVNISTTQKLPDRKVSNQQMPDLEGLPPMLREFFERGMPQPRTPRGGGGGQREAQSLGSGFIISPDGYILTNNHVIADADEILVRLADRSELKAKLVGTDPRSDVALLKIEGKDLPVLKLGKSQDLKAGQWVVAIGSPFGFDHTVTQGIVSAIGRSLPNENYVPFIQTDVPINPGNSGGPLFNLAGEVVGINSQIYTRSGGFMGVSFAIPIDVAMDVSNQLKAGGKVSRGWLGVVIQEVNKDLAESFGLDKPAGALVAQIQDDGPAAKGGLQVGDVILSMNGQPIIMSADLPHLVGALKAGSKAKLEVIRDGKRQNVELTVGAIPEEGATLDALGNAKPGAERSSNRLGIAVVELTPEQKKTFDLKSGVVIKEVQDGPAALIGLQPGDVITHLNNQAIDNTKEFTDIAKALPKNRSVSMRVLRQGRASFITFKLAE, from the coding sequence ATGTCGATACCTCGTTTGAAGTCTTACCTATCCATAGTCGCCACGGTGCTGGTGCTGGGTCAGGCCGTGCCCGCGCAAGCGGTCGAGCTGCCTGACTTTACCCAACTGGTAGAGCAGGCTTCGCCTGCGGTGGTGAATATCAGTACCACGCAGAAATTGCCGGATCGCAAAGTATCGAACCAGCAAATGCCCGATCTGGAAGGCCTGCCGCCGATGCTGCGCGAATTCTTCGAGCGCGGCATGCCGCAACCACGCACCCCGCGTGGCGGTGGCGGTGGCCAGCGTGAAGCGCAGTCCCTGGGTTCGGGGTTCATCATTTCGCCTGACGGCTACATCCTGACCAACAACCACGTAATTGCCGATGCCGACGAGATCCTCGTGCGCCTGGCCGATCGCAGTGAGTTGAAAGCCAAGCTGGTCGGCACCGACCCACGTTCGGACGTTGCCTTGCTGAAAATCGAAGGCAAGGACCTACCGGTGCTTAAACTGGGCAAGTCCCAGGACCTGAAAGCGGGCCAGTGGGTCGTGGCAATCGGTTCGCCGTTCGGTTTTGACCACACTGTCACCCAGGGCATCGTCAGCGCCATCGGTCGCAGCCTGCCAAACGAAAACTACGTACCGTTCATCCAGACCGACGTGCCGATCAACCCGGGCAACTCCGGTGGTCCGCTGTTCAACCTGGCTGGCGAAGTGGTAGGGATCAACTCGCAGATCTACACCCGCTCCGGTGGGTTCATGGGGGTGTCTTTTGCGATTCCGATCGATGTGGCCATGGACGTCTCCAATCAGCTGAAGGCCGGTGGCAAAGTCAGCCGTGGGTGGCTGGGTGTGGTGATCCAGGAAGTGAACAAGGACCTCGCAGAGTCGTTCGGTCTCGACAAGCCGGCGGGTGCGCTGGTCGCACAGATCCAGGATGACGGCCCGGCTGCCAAAGGTGGCCTGCAGGTCGGCGACGTTATCCTGAGCATGAACGGCCAGCCGATCATCATGTCGGCCGACTTGCCGCATCTGGTGGGCGCGCTGAAAGCGGGCAGCAAAGCCAAGTTGGAAGTGATTCGGGACGGCAAGCGCCAGAATGTCGAGCTCACTGTTGGCGCAATCCCGGAAGAGGGTGCGACCCTGGATGCCCTGGGTAACGCCAAGCCGGGTGCCGAGCGCAGCAGCAATCGCCTGGGCATTGCCGTGGTTGAGCTGACGCCTGAGCAGAAGAAGACCTTCGACCTCAAGAGCGGTGTCGTGATCAAGGAAGTCCAGGATGGCCCAGCCGCCTTGATCGGCCTGCAGCCGGGTGATGTGATCACCCACCTGAACAACCAGGCAATCGATAACACCAAGGAATTCACCGACATCGCCAAGGCGTTGCCGAAGAATCGTTCGGTGTCGATGCGCGTGTTGCGTCAGGGGCGTGCCAGCTTCATCACCTTCAAGCTGGCCGAGTAA
- a CDS encoding M48 family metalloprotease, with the protein MTFLRPTLLTLACLLASPAFADELPSLGDASSAIVSPQQEYQLGRAWLAYLRGQVSQLNDPQLKDYVETSVYKLVETSQVNDRRLEFILINSPQLNAFAAPGGIVGVNGGLFLNAQTEGEYASVLAHELAHLSQRHFARGVEAQSRMQIPMMAALLGGIIAAAAGAGDAGIAAIAGSQAAAIQEQRRFSRQNEQEADRIGIVNLEKAGYDPRSMPTMFERLMRQYRFDAKPPEFLLTHPVTESRIADTRNRAEQAKPGGKEDSLRYQLIRARVQLKYEDTPGLAAKRFQAQLDENPKNDVARYGLAIAQIKGTQLKEARESLAPLLAKAPNDITYNLAQIELDITSNRMPDAQQRTDRMLTQYPSNYPLNQVRVDLLLKQNRTADAEKALDGLLKSRPDDPDVWYQVAETRGLSGNIIGLHQARAEYFALVGDFQQAIQQLDFAKRRAGNNFPLSSRIDARQRELIEQERLVKGMMS; encoded by the coding sequence ATGACTTTTTTGCGCCCTACCCTGCTGACGCTGGCCTGCCTGCTGGCCTCCCCGGCCTTCGCTGATGAGCTGCCGTCACTCGGCGACGCCAGTTCTGCCATTGTCTCGCCGCAGCAGGAATATCAACTGGGCCGCGCATGGCTGGCCTATCTGCGCGGCCAGGTCTCGCAGCTCAATGATCCACAGCTTAAGGATTACGTCGAAACCAGCGTGTACAAACTGGTCGAGACCAGCCAGGTCAATGACCGACGCCTGGAATTCATCCTGATCAACAGCCCGCAGCTCAACGCCTTCGCCGCACCCGGCGGGATCGTCGGGGTCAATGGCGGCCTGTTCCTCAATGCCCAGACCGAAGGTGAATACGCATCGGTGCTGGCCCACGAATTGGCGCACTTGTCCCAACGCCACTTTGCCCGAGGTGTGGAAGCGCAGTCGCGTATGCAGATCCCGATGATGGCTGCCCTGCTCGGCGGCATCATTGCAGCCGCGGCGGGCGCCGGCGATGCGGGCATTGCCGCGATTGCCGGCTCCCAGGCCGCCGCGATCCAGGAGCAGCGTCGATTCTCCAGGCAGAACGAACAGGAGGCCGACCGAATCGGCATCGTCAACCTGGAAAAAGCCGGCTACGACCCGCGCTCCATGCCCACCATGTTCGAGCGCCTGATGCGCCAGTACCGCTTCGACGCCAAGCCACCGGAATTCCTGCTGACGCACCCGGTCACCGAATCGCGGATCGCCGACACCCGCAACCGCGCTGAACAGGCCAAGCCTGGCGGCAAGGAAGACAGCCTGCGCTATCAGTTGATCCGCGCGCGAGTTCAACTGAAGTACGAAGATACCCCGGGCCTCGCGGCCAAGCGCTTCCAGGCACAGCTGGACGAGAACCCGAAAAACGATGTGGCGCGCTATGGCCTGGCCATCGCCCAGATCAAGGGCACCCAGCTCAAGGAAGCACGGGAAAGCCTGGCGCCATTGCTGGCCAAGGCGCCCAACGACATTACCTACAACCTGGCGCAGATCGAACTGGACATCACCAGCAACCGCATGCCGGACGCACAACAACGCACCGACCGTATGCTCACCCAGTACCCCAGCAACTATCCACTGAACCAGGTACGCGTCGACTTGCTGCTCAAACAAAATCGTACCGCCGATGCGGAAAAAGCCCTGGATGGCTTGCTCAAGTCCCGCCCGGATGATCCGGACGTGTGGTATCAGGTCGCCGAAACGCGCGGCTTGTCGGGCAATATCATTGGCCTGCATCAGGCGCGCGCCGAATACTTCGCCCTGGTGGGCGATTTCCAGCAAGCCATCCAGCAACTGGACTTTGCCAAGCGTCGCGCCGGCAACAACTTCCCACTGTCCTCGCGAATCGATGCACGCCAGCGTGAGTTGATCGAACAGGAACGCCTGGTGAAAGGGATGATGAGCTAA
- a CDS encoding sulfurtransferase TusA family protein, which produces MTDAVAFDAELDASGLNCPLPLLKAKLELNQLASGAVLKVTATDAGSQRDFRTFARLAGHTLVQEEEAAGVYRYWLRKA; this is translated from the coding sequence ATGACCGACGCTGTTGCCTTTGACGCCGAACTTGATGCCAGCGGCCTCAATTGCCCGCTGCCCTTGCTCAAGGCCAAGTTGGAACTCAACCAACTGGCCAGCGGTGCCGTACTCAAGGTCACCGCCACCGATGCGGGCTCCCAGCGAGATTTTCGCACCTTTGCCAGGCTTGCGGGCCACACGCTGGTCCAGGAAGAAGAAGCTGCCGGTGTGTATCGTTACTGGTTGCGCAAGGCCTGA
- a CDS encoding peroxiredoxin: protein MPVAIDTPVADFQAQSTSGQTFSLAALKGKQVVIYFYPKDSTPGCTTEGQGFRDQYAAFKAANTEVFGVSRDSVKSHENFKAKQAFPFELISDKDEAVCQLFDVIKLKKLYGKEYLGVDRSTFLIDSEGVLRQEWRGVKVPGHVDAVLAAAQALNKD, encoded by the coding sequence ATGCCGGTAGCCATCGACACACCTGTAGCCGATTTCCAAGCCCAGTCCACCAGCGGCCAGACCTTCAGCCTCGCAGCCCTCAAGGGCAAGCAAGTGGTGATCTACTTCTACCCCAAGGACAGCACGCCGGGCTGCACCACCGAAGGCCAGGGCTTTCGCGACCAGTACGCAGCGTTCAAGGCCGCCAACACCGAGGTGTTCGGCGTGTCGCGTGACAGCGTGAAGTCTCACGAGAACTTCAAGGCCAAGCAGGCGTTTCCCTTCGAGTTGATCAGCGACAAGGACGAGGCGGTGTGCCAGCTGTTTGATGTAATCAAGCTCAAGAAGCTCTACGGCAAGGAATACCTGGGCGTGGATCGCAGCACCTTTCTGATCGACAGCGAAGGTGTGCTGCGTCAGGAATGGCGCGGCGTGAAAGTGCCGGGGCACGTGGACGCAGTGTTGGCGGCGGCACAGGCGCTGAACAAGGACTGA
- a CDS encoding glycine cleavage system protein R, translating into MSTPTVREQFLVISALGANPMELTNVLCRASHENRCAVVTSRLTRHGECSALVLQISGSWDALARLETGLPGLAKKHDFTVNVVRSAALENRPQALPYVAYVSSAYRSDIVNELCQFFIDHNVELENLTCDTYQAPQTGGTMLNATFTVTLPAGVQISWLRDQFLDFADALNLDALIEPWRPQNPM; encoded by the coding sequence ATGTCCACCCCCACAGTTCGCGAACAATTCCTTGTTATCAGTGCCCTCGGCGCCAACCCCATGGAGCTGACCAACGTCCTGTGCCGCGCCAGCCATGAGAACCGCTGCGCCGTGGTGACCTCGCGCCTGACCCGCCATGGCGAGTGCAGCGCGCTGGTGCTGCAGATTTCCGGTAGCTGGGACGCCCTGGCGCGCCTTGAGACCGGCCTGCCGGGCCTGGCCAAGAAGCACGACTTCACCGTCAATGTAGTGCGCAGCGCTGCCCTGGAAAATCGCCCGCAGGCCCTGCCTTATGTGGCGTATGTCAGCTCGGCCTACCGCTCGGACATCGTCAACGAGCTGTGCCAGTTCTTCATCGACCACAATGTCGAGCTGGAGAACCTGACCTGTGACACCTATCAGGCACCGCAAACCGGCGGCACCATGCTCAATGCCACCTTTACCGTGACGTTGCCGGCCGGCGTGCAGATCAGTTGGCTGCGCGACCAGTTCCTGGATTTCGCCGACGCCCTGAACCTTGACGCGCTGATCGAGCCATGGCGCCCACAGAATCCCATGTAA
- the dapA gene encoding 4-hydroxy-tetrahydrodipicolinate synthase, producing MIAGSMVALVTPMDAQGRLDWDSLGKLVDFHLQEGTNAIVAVGTTGESATLDVEEHIQVIEFVVKRVAGRIAVIAGTGANSTREAIELTRNAKKAGADACLLVTPYYNKPTQEGLYQHFKAIAEAVQIPQILYNVPGRTACDMKAETVIRLSTVPNIIGIKEATGDLQRAKDILAGVSSDFLVYSGDDATAVELILLGGKGNISVTANVAPRAMSDLCAAAIAGDAVTARAIHERLMPLNKTLFIESNPIPVKWALTEMGMMPDGIRLPLTRLSEAFHEPLRQALRQSGVLV from the coding sequence ATGATTGCGGGCAGTATGGTGGCACTGGTCACACCCATGGATGCACAAGGTCGTCTTGACTGGGACAGCCTGGGCAAACTGGTGGACTTCCACCTGCAAGAAGGCACCAACGCCATCGTGGCGGTCGGCACCACCGGTGAGTCGGCCACCCTCGACGTGGAAGAACACATCCAGGTAATCGAGTTCGTGGTCAAGCGCGTCGCAGGCCGCATCGCCGTGATCGCCGGTACCGGCGCCAACTCGACGCGTGAAGCGATCGAATTGACCAGGAATGCCAAGAAGGCCGGCGCCGACGCCTGCCTGCTGGTAACGCCGTATTACAACAAGCCGACCCAGGAAGGCTTGTACCAGCATTTTAAGGCCATCGCCGAAGCCGTCCAGATCCCTCAGATCCTCTATAACGTACCGGGTCGCACCGCGTGCGATATGAAGGCCGAGACGGTGATCCGCCTGTCCACCGTGCCGAACATCATCGGCATCAAGGAAGCCACGGGCGACCTGCAGCGCGCCAAGGACATCCTGGCCGGCGTCAGCAGCGACTTCCTGGTGTATTCCGGTGACGACGCCACCGCTGTGGAACTGATCCTGCTGGGCGGAAAAGGCAACATCAGCGTGACCGCCAACGTGGCCCCGCGTGCCATGAGCGACCTGTGCGCCGCCGCCATTGCCGGTGATGCCGTGACCGCACGCGCGATCCACGAGAGGCTGATGCCGCTCAACAAGACATTGTTTATCGAATCCAACCCTATTCCCGTGAAATGGGCGCTGACTGAAATGGGCATGATGCCGGACGGTATCCGTCTGCCGCTCACCCGTCTCAGCGAAGCCTTTCACGAACCGCTGCGACAGGCCCTGCGCCAGTCCGGCGTCCTGGTTTAA
- the bamC gene encoding outer membrane protein assembly factor BamC has protein sequence MKRLAGLSALALIISSTSGCGWVWGPEGYFRDRGSDYLEAQATKPMQLPPDVSVAKRLDPLLPIPRNVADDTVKGEYVVPRPQPITAVADASDYSLQKSGDNRWIVAQRPPAEVWPVAVQFFQDNGFRIDEQRPQTGEFTTAWQQGRELSANMAQRLLAGGVAADSEARVRVRIEPGVQRNTSEVYVVSAERPAGSTASVDFTPRSVNTGVDAALVDEMLASMSRISEKGGSVSLLAARDYDTPSRVSLTEDGSGNVVLNLGEDLDRAWASVGRALEQGPWRVEDINRSLGLYYINVAEKAEKKDDEPGFFGKLFGSQPTKEEVETRAERYQVRLSKVGESVQVTVEKNINTVAPAETARKVLGVIQDNLG, from the coding sequence ATGAAGCGATTGGCCGGACTTTCCGCACTTGCCTTGATTATCTCCAGCACCAGTGGCTGCGGTTGGGTATGGGGCCCGGAAGGCTACTTCCGTGACCGCGGCAGCGATTACCTGGAAGCACAAGCAACCAAACCGATGCAACTGCCGCCTGACGTGAGCGTCGCCAAACGCCTCGACCCGTTGCTGCCAATTCCGCGCAATGTCGCCGACGACACCGTCAAGGGTGAATACGTGGTGCCACGTCCGCAGCCGATCACGGCAGTGGCTGATGCCAGCGACTACAGCTTGCAGAAGAGTGGCGACAACCGTTGGATCGTGGCGCAGCGCCCACCCGCCGAAGTCTGGCCGGTGGCGGTGCAGTTTTTCCAGGACAATGGTTTCCGCATCGACGAGCAGCGCCCGCAAACCGGTGAATTCACCACGGCGTGGCAGCAAGGCCGTGAGTTGTCCGCCAACATGGCCCAGCGCCTGCTGGCCGGCGGTGTAGCCGCCGACAGCGAAGCCCGTGTACGTGTGCGCATCGAGCCAGGCGTACAGCGCAATACCAGTGAAGTCTATGTGGTCAGCGCCGAGCGGCCTGCCGGCAGCACGGCCAGCGTCGATTTCACCCCGCGCTCGGTCAATACCGGTGTCGACGCCGCGCTGGTCGACGAGATGCTGGCTAGCATGAGCCGCATCTCCGAGAAGGGCGGCTCGGTTTCCCTGCTCGCCGCACGTGATTACGATACCCCTAGCCGCGTCAGCCTCACCGAGGATGGCAGCGGCAACGTGGTGCTGAACCTGGGTGAAGACCTGGACCGTGCCTGGGCCAGCGTAGGTCGCGCCCTGGAGCAAGGCCCTTGGCGCGTTGAGGACATCAACCGCAGCCTGGGTCTGTACTACATCAACGTGGCTGAAAAGGCCGAGAAAAAAGACGACGAGCCAGGTTTCTTCGGCAAATTGTTCGGCAGCCAGCCGACCAAGGAAGAGGTCGAGACCCGCGCCGAGCGTTACCAGGTTCGTTTGAGCAAGGTTGGCGAGAGCGTGCAAGTCACCGTCGAGAAGAACATCAACACTGTCGCGCCGGCTGAAACAGCGCGCAAAGTGTTGGGCGTGATTCAGGACAATCTGGGCTGA